A segment of the Malaclemys terrapin pileata isolate rMalTer1 chromosome 1, rMalTer1.hap1, whole genome shotgun sequence genome:
GTACAGCAGTTTTAGGGCTTCTGCCTTACGTTTGTCACACACACAATACTCCTCTGCAAAATGCCTGCTGTTCCGTAGCTCCACCAGAGAGACTAATGGTGGACAGCTGGGCCTCTCCTCCTAGAATCTGTTAATTAAGAGCACTCCATGTGTAGACTCAAGTGGGCTAGAGAAGGCTGCTGGGTACTTGTAACTTGAAGGACCACTACAGCTGCTGTAGAAGCCATTCATACCCAACAATAGAGGTTCCATGGCTGTTTTCACATGAGGGAGGCTGTGAGACAGGATTGAAGGTGGTTGGTCCAGTGCTATCACCCATTTCAAGAATTCCTACACAGGAGCACCCACAcaagcccggcccagcccgcagCTGGCTGAGGAGAAGGCTGTTGAGCTGCCTGTGCAGTTGTGCTTCATCACGCGTGGTAGAGATGCTAGTTCTGATCTTCCGTAAGCACGAGCTGCCCTCCAGCTACAGCAGGATTTATTGagtgagcaggagcagcagcatttgaaattaaatgcactatttgtgggggaggggaagtaaaCAGGGCAGAAGTAATGTTCATTGATAACTATACTCAACAGTGGTTAGAGATGAGCAGGAGCTAAGAGAAAGTGACAGGGTCCCTCTGCCAGGCCTGTGCCCTCTCACCAGCAGTTATTTCCAAGAGCTGGTCCATTTCTGAGGTGCTTAGCTCTGCCGGGCCGGATTCCCAGTTAGCCAAGAGGAACCAATCCCAGGCCTATGGCATGATAGCATTTATGATTCCCAGTCATCTTCTTCCTCGTCCCCTGGGGGTTgttgtggggctggcagaggtgggattgAGTCCCACATGCGGGCAAAGGCACCAGCAGGTGCACTGGGAGCATCAGcacttcctgcagctgcaggccCCTTGCCTGAAATGCCTGCAGGAGGAAAAGCAGGTGAGTGAGGCCTAGGAACTAGAATTGAGAGGTGAGTTGAAATGAGCAAGGAAGGCAGCAGCTAGCCCTGCACCTGTGCAAAATCCTGCCTCATCAGCTGAGTGACTCAGGCACACACAacctcacctccgctgctgctgggaaagggttcATTAGCTAAAGCACCAAGTCAGCATTTCCAGCTGGCAGAACAATGGAGGGCAGGGACCAGAACCAGCTCTGACTctgtgagcaggggaggggcggaggtGTCTGCCTGGTACCTACAGAGGGCCTTGTCATTAGGTTATGGCTAAGAAGCCTCAACAGCAGGGGGGAGGCCCCAGCCCTTAGAGAATAGACATATGCAAAATGCTTCCCCCCTCTGAGGCTCTGTGGATATGCTGAGCCTTTGCCCAGCATGTGCAGTGAGACAGGCCCCTCTGCAGAGCAGGAACAGGGGAGCTTTCCCTTGGAGTATTAAAAACATACAATTCATTCTACCTCAGCCAGTGCCCAGGTTTCTGCCTTGGGGATGCCAGGTAAAGCTTAGGCACTGAAGCCAGCTAAGCCCCTCCCCACTACAGCAGCACCTCCTGTCTGGATTCGCTCCGCCGTCAGCAGCATTGGTATACAAGTAAGTTCTTCCTGCTCTGCAAGGGGATTGCCCTGTCTGGTCCATAAGGGCATTGTGTGCCTCCCCAGCAGGATCAAAGCATTCAGCCAAATGGCATGCCAGGCTAGCCAAAGGCTTCTTCTTTCTAACTCCTGCAAGCTGCAGCAGTGAGGCAAGGGAACCTGCCCCTCTTCATGTCACATTACAGGAAAGGAGCAGCCCCCCACGCCACGGTACCTTTGCGCCTCAGGAGCAGCTTGTTGAAGAGGTCGGACATCAAGTCTCCACCCTGTGCTGTGGTTATCACTGAAAGAGTAAAGCCCCACAAATCAGGTGACAGACCAAATATCTTGCTCACAAGGTCCGGACTCGTACTAATGGCTAGTTATTAACTGGGGCCCAGCTGCAACACGTGGTCAGGACATAACAGGAGGACAGGGTATGTCCCACCCTATTCGACGTGACACACTGACCCTGCAGGGAGTGCAGGGTTGACTAGCACGATATGCTGAAGGCTAGGACGGAGCTGCCTTGGCAGAGATTGTGTTGGGACCCTCACTtggaaattaaataaataaattgaccCCTCCCATCCTTGTACCACATTTACCCTTCCCCCTTATGGACTTCAGATCACAGCACCCAAGGCCTGCCTGGGAAATGTGTCAGCTTCCTACAGCAGCTCGGAGGAATTAAAAGATTGGGCGTTTCAGCCACTTTAAGTGAACTGGAGTTAACCAGTCTACTAAAAACAGCCCAACCGTGACCCAGGACTTCCAATGGCACAATTTCCTCTCCAGAGGCAGCCTGCCCTGAGCTATCTTTGAAATGCTTCCAGCGATACACGTTCACATGAAACATTTTCATCTCCACCCTCGAGAGGGGAGAATTCCCCAATGCAGAGCGTTAATGCATTTCTGGCACCTAGGGGCTAGTGAGTTCAGCCAAACATTCCAAACTGTAACGTGAGGTGAGACGAAatccctctgctccagggcttCTGTGCAGTGCTGGCTTTGCCCCTCAGGTATTTATGGGACTCCTTCACATGGGTACCTAGGCATATCtagctggggcgggggagtgagGATGACTACTGAAGGGAGCGCTTTGGGCACCTTGTTCTTGCTCCTTTTGCTTCTTCTTCTCCAGCTTTCTCTCCTTAACGCTTCGGAGGTTGGCCTTCCCAATGCCACCAGCCTGGCGGATGGACTCCAGAAGAGTGGCCCGGCCAGTTGAAGGATTCACAACTTCCTTTGGAGCCCCTTGGACTGGAGCTGCAGGGATACAGAAAGGAGTCAGCCCAGAGAAACTGACACCATCTGATGTGTCAGCAATTAAAAATTAACAGCAGGCACTCTACGTGCTGCTGCTTTAGCTAAACCTAAACCCTAAACCACCTGCCTGGGTGTGAAACCTAAGAGACTGAAGAGCTCTGGCACCTCATCACTTGCCCATTCCAAGTCGCTGGGAGATGACACAGTGCATAGAATGAATAAATCAATGAATACCGTGAGCTGTGCAGGGTGCTGCCAGATGAAGGGCTTTGAGCTAGAATCCTTCCCCGCACCCTCATATTCTGTCCCTTGATCCCAAACTGACCATCTCACACGGTTCTCCAGAGAGCCCTCTGCCCTACAGGGGAACAGCACCCACTGCCTCTACAGGAAGACCTGCCCTGCCCAGTTAGCAATACAGGGATTGCCAGAATGGATCAGAGCAATCCGTCTAATCTGGGgcccccatctccagcagtggccagtacgaaatgctccagaggaaggagcAATGTAACCCCAAACTAATTCAACCATTTCATAGCCTGAAAGCAGAAACATTGCTGCTTCCCTGGGTTTGGAGGCAGCATTTTTGCATTGCTCCTGTTTTAAGAAATTCACTTCCTTGTGGGACCAAGAGAAAATAGCCCGGACCTTGTCAAAGGGGCACTGTAAGGGATAGGGTTCTTGTGACAAATGTTTGTATCAAACTAAAGCCAATAGAAAGGTCCATGAAGATTTTAAGCTATTCAATTCTATTAAATTAAGTGAGCATGAGTAGAACGTATTTGCACCCAAAGCACAGCTGCATCTTGCTAGTGCATAAGAACTTCCATGGGAGATTCCCTAGTAAACCAATATTATCCAGAACAGTAAAACTGATTAATCTTGCTTCCATTGCCCTTGGGGGTAGAGATGCAGATAAAAGTTCCATGGCCCGTCTGTGCCACaaaaactgtttttctgcatataaaagccagggccagcattagggggtagcaagcagggcagttgcctggggccccgcTCCACAGGGGACCCTGTGAAGCTAAATTGATCAGCCTTCAGcgtgctggccctgcttgggggATCCCCTGAAACCTGTGCGCTGCCCTGCAGTGGGCCCCAgatctctggttgagaaccactgcactactaGATCTAGTCTCTCTGCAGCCTACGCTTGGGTACCAAGGTCTACTCAGCCTGCTCTCCTGGGGCTGTTTGTTCAAGTCAATGGGCCACAGCGACAGTCCCGTTTGCAGATTGAAGAGTTGAAGGATTTGGCAccaggggaggaagcagccagcactccACTGAATTTTCATCATTGCTTGTAAGGCGAGAAGAGCCATTGGAAAAGCTGGCCCAAGCCTTGGGGTTACCATTGGAAAAGCTGGCCCAGGGAAAAGGGTGGGGCCAAGTTGCTAGGTTAGATCCTGCCAATTAACAAGCCATAGCAAAAGCTCAGTCCTTACCTGCAGACATTGCACTGCTGCTCTCCTCGATTGCTGGCTGTTTGGAAAGGGaggcaggctggggcagaggagggggtgggggagcactaGTTGGCATcacagggggtggaggagggggaggtgggggtgggggcactaGCACACCATCTTGAAGACCTGAAATGTTAAAGGGAGGAGTGTGAAGAGTCACCAAGGGACATTACCTGCTAAGAcactatctctccccccccccagccagcaagCGCTGAtgctcagagccctcacccacaaCAGTACCACCACTAACAATTCTCAGCACTTTGTGCGGATGAAACGGGCAGCATTAGCCCTGCTGTTATagagggggacagggagcagggccccagAGCCAGCCCATGGCATCAGGGGGCTCTTCCCCCATTTGCCGTGTGTAGTCAGGGTGGCACAAACTAACAGTTTCTCATCACAACAACACGGCTGACCGGCTGCCAGCAAAATACAAGTGCTTGCAagctcccctccttcccagccgagcaggagggaggggctgaCATTTTGTGCCACAGGCTGTGCAGCAAAAAGGCCAGGGCCACACTTGTTGTCTGTGCGGGGAAAGGCACTAGATTTGGCCCACGCACGTGAAGCTGGCCAGGAAAAATCAAGGACTCCTCCAGCTTTAATCCTGCTGGGGCCTCTAACAAGGGACTTTCTAGGTCCTCACCAGGGTCTACGCAGAAGTCAGTGCTGGGGAGAAGTCACAATCCCTGCCTCTGGGGCCTGCCACTGGGCAAGTCTGCATCTGCAAATACTTATTTGCTCACAACTCCTTTCCCTGTTTATCCATCTCCGCCTTGTCCTAGTGGCCTTCCCCCCACCGCCTAGATGAGCCCCAGACAAAGGGAGTTGAAATACCTGGCCTGAAGTTCTCCACGGACTCTGTGTTGAAGGTGGGTAGCTCTGGGATAGCGCTGCTGGGTGCCGAGGGTGCAATGCCAGGCCCCAGGTCTGCGATGTACATGAGATCAGCAGCGATGCCAGGCAGGTCTGGCAGGTAGGATGGCACGTCTATCTCAGGCACCTGACCCAGATCTGGTACGTAAAAGTAATTTTCAGCTACCTGGAAAACAGAAATACGAAGGGTAACAGCTGGGCGTCTGGAGACTGTTTTCCCTTAGAGAAGCCAGTAACAGAGGGAAGGGATGCAGCCTGCAGACAGTGGCATGTAGGCTGCAGTCAGCTCTCCTGGTGGCTCTCACTAAGGGGGCataccaggtttcagagccctgAACATCTACCCAGTTATTTTtagctgcagcccaaaccccacaagcccaagtcctCGGAGACTCAGAGCcaggggtttttctttgcagtgtagatgtactcttcCTGGCAGATCCTCAGCACACTACACAGGTATTTAATCAGCTCAGTCTACACTCTGGGGTGACAGCATCCCTGGTGTTACTCCAGTGTCGAATGTGTGCACTGAAAACAACCTGCATAGGGGCAAAAAGTGGGTTTGTGCCCTTTCTTGCTCCAgtctggaggggtgtgtgtgtgttggtgtctGTGTTCCTTCAAAGGGTTATTTCCATCAGAAATTCTGGTCCTGTTCAGGTTAGAAGATGACGGACAACTGGCGAGCTGATGAAACAATGGCATTGCGAGGTCTAACAGTGAAGCTGAGTTGTTCAGCAGGGAAAGGGTTTCCTTTAGCCGTGTTGTTAGTTTATTTTGCTTCCACCCAAACTCCAGTGACGAACATGCATTTTAGAGAAGGGAAGTTTGAGTTGAAGATTTAACACCGTCATCTCTTCAATTATGGCCTCCAGAGCTCACAGTAAACCTCCCAGAAACCCTCCAAAGCTGCCAGGGAAGACTGGACTTTACATTCCTTTTTCTTCTATGGGAAAAACCCCCAAGCAGGAAAGAGTTAACACGCTTCCTGGCCTCCTCCAGGCCTCAAAAAGGGCACAACACAATTCTTACCATTTCCTTGGCAGGTTCCCTTTACTTAAGATGCAGAAGAGAGAGATTCAAACACCAGCCCGTTTGCAAAGGGATGCAGACTTGGTACCCTCGCAGTGGCAGAAGAGCCCCCTTCCttgcctctttcccctcccactgaCTGACACCGGGGACAAGAGCAGCTCAGCACCACCATCACAGGGCACTGTCAGCTGGCGTGGGCTGCTCTCCGTGGCTGGACTTGGGCTGAGCGCAGTCCTGCTCAAGGGATTGCTCCACACGGGAGGGGATAAAGAACTCAGCTAGATTAGTCTGAGGGCATTATCTGAAATCCCTGACAACACACCAGTACTGTGATCACCCGCCTCCAGCTAACAGGCTGCTCCTTCCATCAGCCCTGTCTCCTGCTGTGCCACAGGCACTTCATATTAAAGCGATAACAGTCCTGTCAGGCTTTCCCAATGGGGTGAGACGCAGGGTATTTGAACGGCCAATAATTTTTTAAGACCCGAGCGCTCCTTTGGTAGTTCCCAAGCATCGCACTGCAGCCACTTTCCACCTGAGGCTGGGGGAAACTGCTCCTCCTAACGCCTTCCTCTCAGGACCAGAAAGAGG
Coding sequences within it:
- the WASHC1 gene encoding WASH complex subunit 1; this translates as MATVTQKHFLEGQAYSVPLIQPDLRREEAIHQVADALQYLQKVSSDIFNRISQRVEASRMQLQAIGERVSLAQAKIEKIKGSKKAIKVFSSAKYPAPERLQEYNSIFAGAEDPATQKRPRHKIQSKHRLLDEKSLQEKLKYFPVCVSTKVHQEDDAEEGLGSLPRNISSLSSLLLFNTTENLYKKYVFLDPLAGAVTKTHVTLGTETEEKLFDAPLSITKRGQLDRQVAENYFYVPDLGQVPEIDVPSYLPDLPGIAADLMYIADLGPGIAPSAPSSAIPELPTFNTESVENFRPGLQDGVLVPPPPPPPPPPPVMPTSAPPPPPLPQPASLSKQPAIEESSSAMSAAPVQGAPKEVVNPSTGRATLLESIRQAGGIGKANLRSVKERKLEKKKQKEQEQVITTAQGGDLMSDLFNKLLLRRKGISGKGPAAAGSADAPSAPAGAFARMWDSIPPLPAPQQPPGDEEEDDWES